From Rhodothermales bacterium, a single genomic window includes:
- a CDS encoding YeeE/YedE thiosulfate transporter family protein translates to MIELLSQPWPWYVAGPIIGLMVPTLLLLTGKSFGVSSSLRHLCAAIAPGKNAYLRYDWKKDGLWNLLFVAGIALGGLLAGLWLANPNPIAISEATHADLQALGIRDFNGMAPADLFSWDALGTLPGFVILVIGGFLVGFGARYAGGCTSGHAIMGIASMQKASIYATIGFFIGGIVVTYLVYPLLFS, encoded by the coding sequence ATGATCGAACTGCTTTCGCAGCCCTGGCCCTGGTATGTGGCCGGCCCCATCATCGGCCTGATGGTGCCGACGCTCCTGCTGTTGACCGGCAAGTCGTTCGGCGTATCGTCGAGTCTGCGCCACCTGTGCGCCGCGATCGCGCCCGGAAAAAATGCCTACCTGCGGTACGACTGGAAGAAAGACGGCCTCTGGAATCTCCTCTTCGTCGCCGGCATCGCGCTGGGCGGTTTGCTGGCCGGATTATGGCTGGCCAACCCGAACCCCATCGCCATCTCCGAGGCGACGCACGCCGACCTGCAGGCGCTGGGCATTCGCGATTTTAACGGCATGGCGCCGGCGGACCTGTTTTCGTGGGACGCGCTGGGTACCCTGCCGGGGTTTGTCATCCTGGTGATCGGCGGCTTTCTGGTGGGTTTTGGCGCCCGCTATGCCGGCGGGTGCACGTCCGGCCACGCGATCATGGGCATTGCCTCGATGCAAAAAGCCTCGATCTACGCCACGATCGGGTTTTTTATCGGCGGCATCGTCGTGACCTACCTCGTCTATCCCCTCCTCTTTAGCTAA